Proteins found in one Coffea eugenioides isolate CCC68of chromosome 5, Ceug_1.0, whole genome shotgun sequence genomic segment:
- the LOC113770312 gene encoding F-box/FBD/LRR-repeat protein At3g51530-like: MESRAILATGFGPRKCAKTGQPLKDQISQLPDGILVYILSCLMLKEAARTSVLSKRWIDPWRSMACLDFDALKVEWVDKVLLQSDKSLALGYLRVAFYLDKFYGDKIHKWPQHAFARKVQRLELNLFPDDGPPSSRESYTFHYELFRLSSGKSQPGYSEIRHHSQIGFKSLRALSLKSLNVTGEVLEFFLINCPFLERLVVEASSVLINLRVCGPSIALKYLEEKGIVRELPQLTNLKEFVLIAFASKDDSLIGFTSLIRASPNLEKFVLKLESWWDDMVRGDRKLKKAASFPLQHLKVVELLGYYGHRSELELVEYFLENTIVLEKLIIDPRGPRNLKSPKMRKEKKQEKLARNCAKQQLRGLIPSHVEFSIL; the protein is encoded by the exons ATGGAATCAAGGGCAATACTTGCCACTGGTTTTGGACCGAGGAAG TGTGCAAAGACAGGGCAGCCCCTCAAGGATCAGATTAGTCAGCTTCCAGATGGAATCCTTGTTTATATTCTGTCTTGTCTAATGCTAAAAGAAGCTGCCAGAACAAGTGTTCTTTCAAAGCGTTGGATAGATCCATGGAGGTCCATGGCTTGCCTTgattttgatgcattaaaa GTTGAATGGGTTGACAAGGTGCTGCTTCAATCAGACAAGTCCTTGGCATTAGGTTATTTGAGAGTTGCTTTTTATTTGGACAAATTTTATGGAGATAAGATTCATAAATGGCCTCAGCATGCATTTGCAAGGAAAGTGCAAAGGCTGGAATTGAACCTGTTTCCAGATGATGGCCCGCCTTCTTCTCGAGAATCATATACTTTCCATTATGAACTTTTTCGCCTTAGCAGTGGTAAATCTCAACCTGGTTACTCTGAAATCCGTCATCATTCACAGATTGGCTTCAAGTCCCTTAGAGCATTGAGTTTGAAAAGTCTGAATGTAACTGGGGAGGTACTGGAATTCTTCTTGATCAATTGTCCATTTCTTGAGCGCCTGGTAGTGGAGGCCTCTTCAGTTTTGATCAACCTTCGAGTTTGTGGTCCATCTATTGCCTTGAAATATCTGGAG GAAAAAGGAATTGTTCGTGAGCTTCCTCAACTTACTAATCTGAAGGAGTTCGTCTTAATAGCCTTTGCATCAAAAGATgacagtttgattggatttacTTCTTTGATCAGGGCTTCGCCCAACTTGGAGAAGTTTGTGCTGAAG TTGGAATCATGGTGGGATGATATGGTCAGGGGAGAtagaaagttgaagaaagcTGCTAGCTTTCCGCTCCAACATCTGAAAGTGGTCGAGTTACTTGGATACTATGGTCACAGAAGTGAACTAGAACTTGTTGAATACTTCCTCGAGAATACTATTGTCCTCGAGAAACTTATAATTGACCCTCGTGGTCCGCGTAATCTCAAATCGCCCAAAATGCGCAAGGAAAAGAAGCAGGAAAAGTTAGCTAGAAATTGTGCCAAGCAACAGCTCAGGGGATTAATACCTTCACATGTTGAATTTTCGATTCTATAG
- the LOC113770313 gene encoding uncharacterized protein LOC113770313 yields the protein MIAFRCEIIAPSCCRSSSKLCRLEKIPEKSLILPNVLACEHCDAKRFHMEPPSFCCRSGEVKIVPPPMPYSLKRLFTGSDKECEDFQRKARTYNNNVAFTSYAAKYDRKLTKNKPGVYTFRVQGQVYHFLNSLLSNGDQPSGIQLYFYDTDEELRRRTENCDKLRESTLKLLMSILQDNPYAKFFKSLRDLPNLEDHTIILNSNPTLDQRVYNLPTASQVAAIWTEIDDDSVDMRPHIQVYSHSSMSYRVQPYYGCCDSLQYPLLFPRGESGWHYGIKRFHKKEKKGNLSAINQSVDLSSVDTPSQLLELEQRGTEDYFVSAREYYCYKFQVRDDDASMLLHTLRLFQQFVVGSYIKIETSRLDFHRKKQNAIRTEILQGVLDSIAIGQTQGSKVGRRTILPASFIGVPRDMKRRYLDAMALVQKYGKPDIFLTMTCNPMWKEIHEGLRYTEKPQDRPDLLSRVFRAKFEVVKNELLHKHIFGEVAACVYAIEFQKHDLPHAHVLLILKPEFKLLNAESYDKIVCAELPDPKEDQHLYSLVVKHMLHGPCGDMDRSYPYMKNGSCKSHYPKDFSEHTIHAEDSYPCYRRRDDGRKMKFVGMNWIIDGLYLIIDTSLL from the exons ATGATAGCTTTTCGCTGTGAAATTATAGCTCCCTCTTGTTGCCGTAGCAGTTCGAAACTTTGTAGGCTGGAAAAAATCCCTGAGAAATCTCTTATCCTCCCCAATGTTCTAGCTTGTGAACATTGCGATGCTAAGAGGTTTCACATGGAGCCTCCTTCTTTTTGTTGCCGTAGCGGCGAGGTTAAAATTGTCCCTCCTCCCATGCCTTACAGTCTGAAGCGATTATTTACTGGTTCTGATAAGGAGTGCGAGGACTTTCAAAGAAAAGCCCGCACTTATAATAATAATGTCGCTTTTACATCGTATGCTGCAAAATATGACAGGAAATTAACAAAAAACAAGCCTGGAGTGTATACGTTTCGAGTTCAGGGTCAGGTTTATCACTTTTTGAACTCTTTGCTGTCAAACGGTGATCAACCTAGTGGAATTCAGTTATACTTTTATGATACTGATGAAGAATTAAGGAGGAGGACTGAAAACTGCGATAAGCTTCGTGAGAGTACTTTGAAGCTGCTTATGAGTATACTCCAAGATAATCCTTATGCAAAATTCTTTAAGAGCTTAAGGGATCTTCCAAATCTTGAGGATCATACAATTATTCTCAATTCTAATCCTACCTTAGACCAGCGAGTATATAATCTTCCTACTGCATCCCAAGTTGCTGCTATTTGGACTGAAATTGATGATGATTCAGTTGATATGCGTCCTCACATTCAGGTCTATAGTCACTCTAGCATGAGTTATAGAGTTCAGCCTTATTATGGATGCTGTGATTCTTTGCAGTACCCTCTCCTCTTTCCTAGAGGTGAATCTGGGTGGCATTATGGAATTAAGCGCTTtcataagaaggagaaaaagggaaatttgtcTGCCATCAACCAATCTGTTGATCTTTCCTCCGTAGATACTCCATCACAGCTGTTAGAGTTGGAACAAAGAGGCAC TGAGGACTATTTTGTGTCTGCTAGAGAATATTATTGTTACAAGTTTCAAGTGAGAGATGATGATGCATCTATGTTGCTGCACACCCTTAGGTTGTTTCAACAGTTTGTCGTGGGTTCTTATATTAAGATCGAGACGTCTAGGCTTGACTTTCacagaaaaaaacaaaatgcaatacGTACTGAAATTCTCCAAGGGGTTTTAGATAGCATTGCTATTGGTCAGACGCAGGGTTCTAAAGTTGGTCGAAGGACTATTTTACCTGCTTCTTTTATTGGGGTTCCGAGGGACATGAAACGCAGATATTTGGATGCAATGGCTTTGGTTCAGAAATATGGAAAGCCTGACATTTTTTTGACCATGACATGCAATCCAATGTGGAAGGAAATTCATGAAGGTTTGCGATATACAGAAAAGCCGCAGGATAGGCCTGATTTATTGTCTAGAGTTTTTAGAGCTAAATTTGAAGTGGTCAAGAATGAGCTTCTGCACAAACACATTTTTGGAGAGGTTGCAGCGTGTGTCTATGCTATCGAATTTCAGAAGCACGACCTTCCTCATGCTCATGTCCTCTTAATTCTTAAGCCTGAGTTCAAATTATTAAATGCTGAATCGTATGATAAAATTGTTTGTGCTGAACTTCCTGATCCAAAAGAGGATCAGCACTTGTACTCTCTCGTTGTGAAACATATGCTTCATGGTCCCTGTGGAGATATGGATAGAAGTTACCCTTACATGAAAAATGGTTCTTGTAAAAGCCATTATCCAAAAGATTTTTCTGAACATACTATTCATGCCGAAGATTCTTACCCGTGTTATAGAAGGAGGGATGATGGTAGAAAGATGAAGTTCGTCGGCATGAATTGGATAATCGATGGGTTATACCTCATAATCGATACCTCCTTACTTTGA